From Granulicella sp. WH15, the proteins below share one genomic window:
- a CDS encoding GNAT family N-acetyltransferase — MIVIREASGAVEVEWVRALMRDYAAYLAGGPAGICIEGFEAELASLPGAYSSPSGTLLVALRDGTPVGCCAIKPIRVQSAAPDERSCEMKRLWVAPEARGLGLGRRLVDRAVEWARAAGYTALYLDTAPAAMPEANRLYGAMGFVEIDRFNDNPVPGIVFFRLQLGR, encoded by the coding sequence ATGATCGTCATTCGAGAGGCGTCAGGAGCAGTCGAAGTCGAGTGGGTGCGGGCACTGATGCGGGATTACGCCGCATATCTGGCCGGGGGACCTGCGGGAATCTGCATTGAGGGCTTCGAGGCAGAACTGGCTTCTCTGCCGGGTGCTTATTCCTCACCCTCCGGAACTCTGCTGGTCGCGCTGCGTGATGGAACGCCGGTCGGATGCTGCGCGATCAAGCCGATTCGGGTGCAATCCGCCGCTCCGGATGAGCGTAGCTGCGAGATGAAGCGGCTCTGGGTAGCCCCCGAGGCTCGCGGGCTGGGGTTGGGACGGCGGCTGGTCGACCGAGCTGTGGAGTGGGCTCGCGCGGCCGGATACACGGCTCTCTACCTCGACACCGCGCCCGCCGCGATGCCCGAGGCCAATCGGCTCTACGGCGCGATGGGGTTCGTCGAGATCGACCGCTTCAACGACAATCCCGTGCCGGGAATCGTCTTCTTCCGCCTGCAACTGGGACGATAA
- a CDS encoding helix-turn-helix transcriptional regulator, with protein sequence MADMQIVPSVQAEASVKSISMNIGGTIRDYRLQKGMSQGDIEKRTGLLRCYLSRVENGHTVPSLETLQKIAGALDLQLSQFFAEDPVGREVSSLNLSEEQIRFLTQVQRYSAHLSDSDRRLLLAMVRKFASSSMS encoded by the coding sequence ATGGCTGATATGCAAATAGTTCCTTCCGTGCAGGCCGAGGCGTCCGTGAAGTCGATCTCGATGAATATTGGTGGCACGATTCGCGACTATCGCCTGCAAAAGGGGATGTCGCAGGGTGATATCGAAAAACGAACCGGCCTGCTGCGCTGCTACCTCTCGCGCGTGGAGAACGGTCACACCGTCCCGTCGCTGGAGACGTTGCAGAAGATCGCGGGCGCACTGGACTTGCAGCTCTCGCAGTTCTTTGCCGAGGACCCGGTGGGCCGGGAGGTCTCGTCGCTGAACCTGAGCGAGGAGCAGATCCGCTTCCTGACGCAGGTGCAGCGCTACTCGGCGCACCTGTCGGACAGCGACCGTCGGCTGCTGCTGGCGATGGTGAGGAAGTTCGCCTCCAGCTCGATGAGCTAG
- a CDS encoding rhomboid family intramembrane serine protease, translating to MHDSAEPEILPAQYALAEPPARAERSEWNPLSAPGTYLLLGINIAVFLWMVLHGVSITSPTPEQLLHYGANSPALVVGEGEWFRLVTATFVHIGILHIATNMWCLWNLGLLGEPLLGPFGLIAVYILTGVAGNLLSVAWDIFMALWNHAGLEVSVGAGASGAVFGIAGILIVLLSNRRLPIPWEELRRLRTSVIRFAGINLLIGGGTILGSAIYSGFIRIDNSAHIGGFLCGLALGPGLLPRMTAGRSRYLARQKLTFAFAAFILSLFGYWIANLG from the coding sequence ATGCATGACTCCGCGGAGCCCGAGATTCTCCCCGCTCAGTACGCCCTGGCCGAGCCGCCCGCTCGCGCCGAGCGCTCCGAGTGGAACCCCCTCTCTGCCCCCGGAACCTACCTTCTGCTCGGCATCAACATCGCCGTCTTCCTATGGATGGTCCTGCACGGCGTCTCGATCACCAGCCCCACGCCCGAGCAGCTGCTCCACTACGGCGCCAACTCGCCCGCGCTGGTCGTCGGCGAGGGCGAGTGGTTCCGCCTGGTCACCGCCACCTTCGTCCACATCGGCATCCTCCACATCGCCACCAACATGTGGTGCCTCTGGAACCTCGGCCTGCTGGGCGAGCCGCTGCTCGGCCCCTTCGGCCTCATCGCGGTCTACATCCTCACGGGCGTCGCGGGCAACCTGCTCTCGGTCGCGTGGGATATCTTTATGGCGCTCTGGAACCACGCCGGGCTTGAGGTTTCGGTCGGCGCGGGAGCCTCGGGAGCCGTCTTCGGCATTGCGGGCATCCTCATTGTGTTGCTCTCCAATCGCAGGCTGCCCATCCCGTGGGAGGAGCTGCGCCGCCTGCGCACCTCGGTCATCCGCTTTGCCGGGATCAACCTGCTCATCGGCGGCGGCACGATCCTGGGCTCGGCCATCTACTCCGGCTTCATCCGGATCGACAACTCCGCCCACATCGGCGGCTTTCTCTGCGGGCTGGCCCTCGGCCCCGGACTGCTGCCTCGCATGACCGCCGGACGCAGCCGCTACCTGGCCCGGCAGAAGCTCACTTTCGCCTTCGCGGCCTTTATCTTGTCGCTCTTCGGTTACTGGATCGCCAACTTGGGCTAA